In Nitrososphaera sp., the following are encoded in one genomic region:
- a CDS encoding beta-propeller domain-containing protein translates to MKGADLARYPVVGMAGIGIVAAVAFVWVLSLTVQPGVPQTTGPGAQIRPSAETVQNSSQSSSVGASALAVGDSQSIKKFSSVSELEKFLSTVATINPQGVSSPPPGVFKQGGPVSNREAASIGAAPAAPSAQASQGASGVASPAYSTTNVQVAGVDEPDLVKNDAKYAYVLSGDKLEIIRAYPAENATIVSKVGLDVQQGQTLQNMFVLNNTVVVFYQKYVEQPVIPPYDYLPQPVSRPETHVLIINVSDRSHPSVSADYTVSGTYADARMIGKYVYLVTSSSIDSYVHPWIPRVMQSSRIVSMPDIYYFDNPEQYYSFDTVTSIDTTNSTSQPVKSETYMMNPSSTIYVSKENIYIAYQRNLPFGYYPNGNSNGDRERFFQAVLPLMPSDVQTTIKSIDANTSLTSSEKWDQISSVLQSTYNKMSGDDRASLQDKIKQSLSEYDVKIARASQSTIIHKIAISSNGTINYVGRGEVEGTLLNQFSMDENGTYFRVATTSNYFIPYQGIDQRYNNVYVLDGNMSVAGKLQGIAKDESIYAARFIGDRLYLVTYQSIDPFFVIDLSSATPKILGTLKLPGYSDYLDPYDKTHIIGIGRETQPNGYGGVTNGPLRAALFDVSDVSNPKLVDSYQIGDAGSYSEALYEHKALLMDKSKNLLVLPVSIPPGYEPPADKGGVPMLRPHQTGWTGFYVFSIDPSSGFTLKGTVDHTSVEGQQGYYYGGSGSRAFYIDETLYTITVGNLFKANSLSDMHEINKLDLGPAGGIVPYLGGQAGAPTK, encoded by the coding sequence GTGAAGGGAGCAGATTTGGCAAGATATCCCGTCGTCGGAATGGCTGGAATTGGCATAGTCGCGGCAGTTGCATTTGTCTGGGTTTTGAGCCTCACGGTACAACCAGGCGTGCCGCAGACAACCGGCCCTGGCGCACAGATCCGCCCGAGTGCCGAGACGGTCCAAAATTCAAGCCAGAGTTCTTCTGTGGGTGCAAGTGCTCTTGCAGTCGGCGACTCGCAGTCGATAAAGAAATTCTCCTCAGTTAGCGAACTTGAAAAGTTTTTGTCGACGGTAGCGACGATAAACCCTCAGGGTGTCTCAAGCCCCCCGCCCGGAGTATTCAAGCAGGGCGGGCCCGTGTCTAATCGAGAAGCTGCATCAATAGGAGCTGCGCCGGCCGCCCCCTCTGCCCAGGCTTCCCAAGGGGCAAGCGGAGTCGCATCACCCGCCTACTCGACAACGAATGTTCAGGTGGCAGGGGTAGACGAACCGGACCTGGTAAAGAATGACGCCAAGTACGCCTACGTCCTGTCTGGCGACAAATTGGAGATAATCCGCGCATATCCTGCCGAAAATGCAACAATAGTGTCAAAGGTCGGGCTGGACGTCCAGCAGGGTCAGACACTCCAGAACATGTTTGTGCTCAACAATACTGTCGTGGTATTCTACCAAAAGTACGTAGAACAACCTGTAATCCCTCCCTACGATTACCTTCCGCAGCCAGTCTCTCGCCCCGAGACCCACGTCCTGATAATCAATGTCTCAGATAGGTCACATCCCTCGGTATCTGCTGATTACACCGTAAGCGGTACCTACGCGGACGCCCGCATGATAGGCAAGTATGTTTACCTGGTTACTTCGAGTTCGATCGACAGCTATGTCCATCCTTGGATACCTCGCGTCATGCAGTCTTCCCGCATAGTCTCGATGCCGGACATATACTACTTTGACAATCCCGAGCAGTACTACTCTTTTGACACCGTAACTTCCATAGATACTACGAATTCGACTTCTCAGCCCGTCAAGTCGGAGACCTACATGATGAACCCTTCTTCGACAATCTACGTTTCAAAGGAAAATATCTACATCGCGTACCAGCGGAACCTTCCGTTCGGATACTATCCTAACGGAAATTCCAACGGCGACAGGGAACGATTCTTTCAGGCGGTTCTCCCGCTAATGCCTTCCGACGTCCAGACGACGATAAAGTCGATAGATGCAAACACCAGCTTGACGAGCTCGGAAAAGTGGGACCAGATATCAAGCGTGCTTCAAAGTACATACAACAAGATGTCAGGCGACGACAGAGCGTCGCTTCAGGATAAGATAAAACAATCTCTTTCCGAATACGACGTGAAGATCGCCCGGGCATCTCAATCCACGATAATTCACAAGATCGCGATATCATCTAACGGCACTATCAATTACGTTGGGCGAGGCGAGGTCGAAGGTACGCTTCTCAACCAGTTTTCGATGGATGAGAACGGCACCTACTTCAGGGTCGCCACAACTTCGAATTACTTTATTCCCTACCAGGGCATCGACCAGAGATACAACAACGTATACGTTCTCGACGGCAACATGAGCGTCGCTGGCAAGCTCCAAGGAATCGCCAAAGACGAGTCGATATATGCCGCCCGCTTTATTGGAGACAGACTGTACCTGGTTACCTACCAGTCAATCGACCCCTTCTTCGTCATAGACCTGTCGTCTGCAACTCCGAAAATTCTGGGCACTCTTAAGCTTCCCGGATACTCTGACTACCTGGACCCCTATGACAAGACACACATCATTGGGATAGGCAGGGAAACCCAACCCAACGGTTATGGGGGAGTAACAAACGGCCCGCTAAGAGCAGCCCTGTTCGACGTATCTGATGTCTCTAACCCCAAACTCGTCGACTCGTATCAGATTGGCGACGCGGGATCATACTCGGAAGCCCTTTATGAGCACAAGGCATTGCTGATGGACAAATCAAAGAACTTACTTGTACTGCCGGTCAGCATACCACCGGGTTACGAACCACCGGCAGATAAAGGCGGAGTTCCTATGCTGAGGCCTCACCAGACGGGGTGGACTGGATTTTATGTGTTCAGCATAGATCCATCTTCAGGCTTTACGCTGAAAGGAACCGTGGACCATACCTCAGTCGAGGGCCAGCAAGGTTACTACTACGGCGGATCCGGCAGTAGGGCATTTTACATTGACGAAACTCTGTACACAATCACGGTCGGCAATTTGTTCAAGGCAAACTCGCTCTCAGACATGCACGAAATTAACAAGCTTGATCTCGGCCCTGCCGGCGGAATCGTGCCCTATCTTGGCGGCCAGGCCGGCGCTCCAACGAAGTAG
- a CDS encoding response regulator, protein MLLDDEFDIVTIFTRGLRKNGFTVFGFSDPLIALEHFKVNSQSYRLVVTDVRMPKMNGFEFASNVREINPKVKIVLMSAFELSDVEYSAALHSLKIDGFLRKPVEIPTLIKEVRDTVTG, encoded by the coding sequence CTGCTTCTTGACGATGAGTTTGACATTGTCACCATATTTACCCGAGGCTTAAGAAAGAACGGCTTCACAGTCTTTGGGTTTTCCGACCCCCTAATTGCACTTGAGCATTTCAAGGTGAACTCTCAGAGCTACAGGCTCGTTGTCACCGACGTGCGAATGCCAAAAATGAACGGTTTTGAATTTGCGTCCAATGTGAGGGAAATCAATCCCAAAGTCAAGATAGTCCTGATGTCCGCCTTTGAATTATCTGATGTCGAATATTCCGCCGCGCTCCACTCGCTAAAAATCGACGGCTTTCTTCGCAAGCCTGTCGAAATTCCGACACTCATAAAGGAAGTACGCGACACTGTGACTGGCTGA
- a CDS encoding site-specific DNA-methyltransferase, with translation MAARTPKRRGRTSTSSFGVSRREGHDSSRFYKRKLYISQPEKVEISCADNPVPNQTLNRIFCKSSEQMTELPDRSVHLAITSPPYNVGKAYDADLSLDEYLAMFGRVCRELQRVLVDGGRFCLNVANIGRKPYIPIHSYMISELRKVGFLMRGEIIWDKGSSAGSSTAWGSWRSASNPSLRDVHEYILVFCKGTFGRPKSEKKSTISRDEFLEYTKSIWRFPAESASRVGHPAPFPLELPKRCIKLYSFENDVVLDPFCGSGSTCIAARDSRRNYVGYETESDYVRLANRRLQRTGHGNEP, from the coding sequence TTGGCCGCTAGAACACCAAAGCGCCGCGGAAGGACGAGCACAAGCTCATTCGGGGTCTCGCGCAGGGAAGGCCATGATTCTTCCCGCTTTTACAAGCGCAAGCTCTACATCAGCCAGCCCGAGAAAGTCGAAATATCTTGCGCCGACAACCCTGTCCCTAATCAGACGCTCAACAGGATTTTCTGCAAAAGCAGCGAGCAAATGACGGAACTCCCAGACAGATCCGTTCATCTTGCCATAACGTCGCCTCCGTACAATGTAGGCAAGGCGTATGATGCAGACCTGTCACTCGATGAATACCTGGCAATGTTTGGAAGGGTGTGCAGGGAGCTCCAGCGAGTGCTTGTGGATGGAGGGCGATTCTGCCTCAACGTTGCAAACATAGGAAGGAAACCGTACATACCAATCCACAGCTACATGATTTCAGAATTGCGCAAAGTAGGCTTTCTTATGAGGGGCGAGATCATATGGGACAAAGGGTCTAGCGCAGGCTCGTCTACCGCGTGGGGGAGCTGGCGATCAGCCTCAAACCCATCACTTCGCGACGTACACGAATACATCCTCGTCTTCTGCAAGGGGACTTTCGGCCGCCCGAAGAGCGAAAAAAAGAGCACGATATCTCGAGACGAGTTCCTAGAGTACACAAAGAGCATCTGGCGATTTCCTGCTGAATCAGCATCGCGGGTGGGCCATCCTGCGCCCTTCCCTCTCGAGCTGCCCAAGAGGTGCATCAAGCTTTACAGCTTTGAGAATGATGTAGTCCTTGATCCCTTCTGCGGTTCCGGCTCGACTTGCATAGCGGCACGCGACTCTCGGAGGAATTACGTGGGCTATGAGACTGAGAGCGATTACGTGAGGCTAGCCAATCGCAGGCTACAACGAACCGGACACGGGAACGAGCCATAA
- a CDS encoding winged helix-turn-helix domain-containing protein — protein sequence MKYRSRTEIVAGILEAAYDGTTKTKIMYKAFLSYSQLKEYLSVLVENGLLDFNEAELRYKTSSKGRRFLETYQQMGEMVSPDLSE from the coding sequence ATGAAGTATCGAAGCCGGACCGAAATCGTTGCGGGCATACTCGAGGCCGCATACGATGGGACAACAAAAACCAAGATCATGTACAAGGCGTTTCTGTCGTATTCGCAGCTCAAGGAGTATCTCAGCGTGCTGGTTGAAAACGGCCTGCTTGATTTTAACGAGGCCGAGCTCAGATACAAGACGTCTTCAAAAGGAAGGCGCTTTCTAGAGACCTATCAGCAAATGGGCGAAATGGTCTCCCCTGACCTGTCGGAATAG
- a CDS encoding NAD(P)H-hydrate epimerase has translation MQSSRRAITTGQMYEIEENGESTLGMPRFLMMENAGHGAADFLVSHFGDKLARKRVVAVCGTGNNGGDGFVVSRHLAGYCRDITVILLGSIDHIRSKEARANWTILEKMNKSISLMVAGSLLSDVQRKAISGADIVIDAIFGTGIVDGRPIGEPFASAIDAINASKGYVLAIDVPSGIDPNSGKPNYKCVRAAATVTFHRLKVGMKKAKRYTGTIHVEWIGIPPEAEAGVLT, from the coding sequence ATGCAAAGCTCGCGCCGGGCTATAACGACAGGTCAAATGTATGAGATAGAGGAAAATGGCGAATCCACGCTTGGCATGCCGCGTTTTCTCATGATGGAAAACGCAGGTCATGGAGCCGCAGATTTTCTTGTAAGTCACTTTGGTGACAAGCTCGCCAGAAAAAGGGTTGTTGCTGTGTGCGGCACCGGCAACAATGGCGGTGACGGGTTTGTAGTTTCCCGGCACCTTGCAGGTTACTGCCGTGACATTACAGTAATTCTGCTCGGTTCGATAGACCATATAAGGAGCAAGGAGGCAAGAGCCAACTGGACCATTCTCGAAAAAATGAACAAAAGTATCAGTCTGATGGTTGCGGGTTCTCTCTTATCGGATGTTCAAAGAAAAGCAATATCCGGCGCGGATATTGTCATCGACGCGATTTTCGGCACGGGGATAGTGGACGGCAGGCCTATCGGAGAGCCGTTTGCGTCCGCTATCGATGCCATCAACGCCTCAAAAGGCTATGTCTTAGCCATTGACGTGCCATCGGGGATTGACCCCAACTCGGGCAAGCCAAACTACAAATGCGTCAGGGCTGCTGCCACAGTCACATTCCACAGGCTCAAGGTCGGGATGAAAAAGGCAAAGCGGTACACCGGAACCATTCACGTGGAATGGATAGGCATTCCTCCCGAGGCGGAGGCTGGAGTGCTGACGTAG
- a CDS encoding hydroxyacylglutathione hydrolase family protein, whose protein sequence is MARIFQIPVGRMANFTYLVSDEKTDECAIVDPSWDLEVVMSAIKKNGLKPKFIINTHSHFDHVLGNEQMAKLTGAKIIQHRNSELAKDIAVDDGQTISIGDTVLRVLHTPGHSQDSICLILDGQYVLTGDTLFVGNCGRVDLPGSDPVQMYESLYQKVAALDENLVVYPGHNYGTTPTSTIGNEKKNNFVLHLKSESDFVAFMSHGD, encoded by the coding sequence TTGGCTCGCATTTTTCAGATCCCCGTGGGTAGGATGGCTAACTTTACCTATCTGGTCTCTGACGAAAAAACCGACGAGTGCGCAATTGTGGACCCGTCATGGGACCTCGAAGTCGTCATGTCTGCCATCAAGAAAAACGGGCTCAAACCCAAGTTCATAATAAACACGCACTCGCACTTCGACCATGTACTTGGAAACGAGCAGATGGCAAAACTGACGGGGGCCAAGATTATCCAGCATCGCAATTCAGAACTGGCGAAAGACATCGCCGTGGATGATGGCCAGACAATAAGTATAGGCGACACAGTTCTTCGGGTGCTCCACACTCCGGGTCATTCCCAAGACAGCATTTGCCTCATTCTAGATGGACAATACGTGCTTACCGGAGACACTCTTTTTGTAGGAAACTGTGGAAGGGTTGACCTTCCGGGAAGCGATCCCGTCCAAATGTATGAGAGCCTGTATCAAAAAGTGGCGGCGCTCGATGAGAATCTCGTCGTGTATCCTGGACACAACTACGGGACGACGCCGACCTCAACGATAGGAAATGAAAAGAAGAACAATTTCGTTCTTCACCTCAAGAGCGAATCGGACTTTGTCGCGTTCATGTCCCATGGTGATTGA
- the cobT gene encoding nicotinate mononucleotide-dependent phosphoribosyltransferase CobT, whose amino-acid sequence MSEAAEHSLQTVERPVFVCTISYTATSEIPGITVAGSNPDLVKYTPAADAEYLCYGKCRCIPGVPATPDGKPTPAVITRAALHIADIPFFIVDAGSKIKPDVPYISLGLEPGKNIAEGDAMSRAQAQDAFDKGRVLGEQLAGCGDMLVLGESIPGGTTTALAVLSGLGIDARFRMSSSMPSNPHEIKNAILERAIARRVNHEGLGSPLDIVAAFGDPMIASVAGIATGALTASDSVLLAGGTQMAAVLGVLKRSIVPLSRLYVGTTVYVADDPKADLAGLVDSAGPAPVLSCDLHLPESGKAGLRAYGDGFVKEGAGAGGASIAAMLKKKSLSGHDIRRAAETEYEDHIEAAL is encoded by the coding sequence ATGAGCGAAGCTGCCGAGCACTCCCTACAGACCGTCGAGCGTCCGGTCTTTGTGTGCACCATATCATATACCGCCACAAGTGAAATTCCGGGGATTACCGTCGCAGGTTCAAATCCCGATCTTGTAAAGTACACTCCCGCGGCCGACGCTGAATACCTTTGCTACGGAAAGTGCAGATGCATTCCGGGCGTGCCGGCTACACCCGATGGCAAGCCAACCCCTGCGGTAATAACGCGCGCGGCGCTCCACATCGCAGACATTCCATTTTTTATCGTGGATGCTGGTTCGAAAATCAAACCAGACGTCCCGTATATCTCACTCGGGCTCGAACCCGGAAAGAACATAGCTGAAGGTGACGCCATGAGCCGGGCGCAGGCCCAAGACGCTTTTGATAAGGGCAGGGTTTTGGGAGAGCAGCTTGCTGGCTGTGGTGACATGCTTGTTCTGGGAGAGAGCATCCCGGGAGGGACTACCACCGCGCTTGCGGTTCTGAGCGGCCTTGGAATCGATGCGCGTTTCCGGATGAGCAGTAGCATGCCCTCGAACCCTCATGAAATCAAAAACGCCATTCTTGAGCGCGCAATTGCTAGAAGAGTCAATCATGAGGGACTCGGTTCTCCACTAGATATCGTTGCGGCGTTTGGCGATCCTATGATTGCTTCCGTTGCAGGCATCGCGACAGGTGCACTGACTGCCAGCGACAGCGTTCTCCTCGCAGGTGGAACACAAATGGCAGCGGTGCTCGGAGTACTCAAGCGATCGATCGTACCATTATCTCGCCTTTACGTAGGTACGACTGTCTATGTCGCGGACGACCCCAAGGCGGACCTTGCCGGCCTCGTAGACTCTGCCGGGCCTGCTCCAGTGCTTTCGTGCGATCTTCATCTGCCCGAGTCGGGCAAGGCGGGCCTCAGGGCGTACGGTGACGGCTTTGTAAAAGAGGGAGCGGGCGCAGGGGGCGCATCTATTGCTGCGATGCTCAAAAAGAAATCGCTGTCCGGACATGATATCAGAAGGGCAGCGGAAACAGAATACGAGGACCATATAGAAGCCGCGTTGTAG
- a CDS encoding ATP-dependent DNA ligase, which translates to MDFSLVVETFVKMEKTASRLALTDYLVELLKRTPPQTIDKVTYLIQGKLYPDYEGVELGIAGRMVMRAIANASGADTARIEEIYRRTGDLGDTAGEALLSKSQSTFFSEPMTVERVYAVLDRIARTAGAGSQESKLRLLQSLLNDASNDEARYIVKFVLGQLRLGIADYTMLDSLALAFTADKANRNVLEHAYNVSSDLGAVARTLAIEGLDAVVRMKVTLYKPIRPMLAERAVDANEVVSRSEGRPVALEYKLDGERVQVHKGLHGVELFSRRLERITGHYPDVASSASTISTARELILEGEVVAIDSKTAEYLPFQELMHRRRKHGVEEAMQSYPVVINFFDVLYADGKSMLDSPYSDRRSLLEKLLRNSKDRKIKVVEQRIAKDQKQIENFMAEAMRHGCEGLMAKQLESTYRAGAREYAWMKLKREYQNELVDTLDLVIVGALYGRGRRVGSYGALLLAAYDEENDIFRSVSKVGTGFSDKDLVKFYSILQEHIVKHRPARVDSGLEMDVWFEPKLVIEVIASEITLSPLHTAAMDTLRAGYGLALRFPKFTGKVRDDKKPEDATTISEIVEMYEKQLKKSGAKRG; encoded by the coding sequence ATGGACTTTTCCCTTGTTGTCGAAACGTTTGTCAAAATGGAGAAAACCGCGAGTCGGCTGGCGTTGACCGATTACCTCGTAGAGCTTCTGAAGAGGACTCCGCCACAAACCATCGACAAAGTCACTTACCTTATTCAGGGCAAATTGTACCCTGACTACGAGGGAGTGGAGCTTGGCATTGCAGGAAGGATGGTGATGCGGGCGATCGCAAATGCATCCGGCGCAGACACGGCGCGCATTGAAGAGATCTATCGGCGGACTGGCGACCTCGGGGACACTGCAGGCGAAGCCCTGCTGTCAAAGTCTCAGTCCACGTTTTTTTCAGAGCCAATGACAGTCGAGCGAGTTTATGCCGTGCTAGACAGGATAGCTCGGACCGCGGGCGCCGGCTCGCAGGAAAGCAAATTGCGGCTCCTGCAGAGCTTGCTTAATGATGCATCAAACGACGAGGCTCGATACATCGTAAAATTTGTGCTTGGCCAGCTCCGGCTCGGGATTGCCGACTACACCATGCTTGACTCCCTTGCCCTCGCATTTACCGCGGACAAGGCGAATCGAAACGTTCTTGAACACGCGTACAATGTGTCAAGCGATCTCGGCGCCGTCGCAAGGACACTTGCCATAGAGGGGCTGGATGCAGTTGTACGGATGAAAGTTACTCTTTACAAGCCGATAAGACCCATGCTTGCGGAGAGGGCCGTTGACGCCAATGAAGTTGTCAGCCGGTCGGAGGGAAGGCCAGTGGCACTGGAATACAAGCTTGATGGCGAGCGGGTTCAGGTCCACAAGGGACTTCACGGAGTAGAGCTCTTTTCACGAAGGCTTGAGCGAATAACAGGTCACTACCCTGACGTTGCATCGTCTGCGTCGACAATCTCTACTGCCAGAGAACTGATACTTGAAGGAGAAGTGGTGGCTATAGATTCCAAGACTGCCGAGTACCTCCCGTTTCAAGAGCTCATGCATAGGAGGAGGAAGCACGGGGTAGAGGAGGCTATGCAAAGCTATCCGGTTGTCATCAACTTTTTTGATGTTCTCTATGCTGACGGCAAGTCGATGCTAGATAGTCCATACAGCGACCGCAGATCCCTTCTTGAAAAGCTTTTGCGGAACTCAAAAGACAGAAAGATAAAGGTCGTCGAGCAGCGCATTGCGAAAGATCAAAAGCAGATCGAGAATTTTATGGCAGAAGCCATGAGGCATGGATGCGAGGGACTGATGGCAAAGCAGCTGGAGAGTACCTACCGCGCCGGCGCCCGCGAATATGCCTGGATGAAGCTCAAGCGAGAGTATCAGAATGAGCTTGTCGACACTCTGGACCTCGTGATAGTTGGTGCTCTGTATGGGAGGGGCCGACGTGTCGGGAGTTACGGAGCCCTTCTACTTGCAGCATACGACGAAGAAAATGACATCTTTCGAAGCGTGAGCAAGGTTGGGACCGGTTTTTCGGACAAGGACCTTGTCAAGTTTTACTCGATACTTCAAGAGCACATCGTCAAGCATAGACCTGCGCGCGTGGATTCGGGGCTAGAGATGGACGTCTGGTTTGAACCCAAACTGGTGATCGAAGTAATTGCGTCGGAAATCACGCTCAGTCCGCTGCACACTGCGGCCATGGACACACTGAGGGCCGGTTACGGCCTGGCGTTGAGATTTCCCAAATTTACCGGCAAGGTACGCGACGACAAAAAGCCGGAGGACGCAACTACCATAAGTGAGATAGTTGAAATGTACGAGAAGCAACTGAAAAAGTCAGGTGCAAAGCGAGGATAA
- a CDS encoding MarR family transcriptional regulator → MGGNKKKPSSSSDKGAATGPGGEIKPSSDEKKKSSKPQQKQKLAVLIDEGQGMKVIQGMKAITIQSVARTTGVKISVANAFVKSLESKGVVRSVGGYSGHRIYELVKH, encoded by the coding sequence ATGGGTGGCAATAAGAAAAAACCGTCCTCCTCTTCTGACAAGGGAGCGGCCACGGGCCCGGGTGGCGAGATCAAGCCGTCCTCTGACGAGAAGAAGAAGTCAAGCAAGCCGCAGCAAAAGCAAAAGCTTGCCGTGTTGATTGACGAGGGACAGGGCATGAAAGTTATCCAGGGCATGAAGGCAATTACAATTCAGTCAGTCGCTCGAACTACTGGTGTCAAAATATCCGTTGCCAACGCGTTCGTCAAGTCGCTTGAATCAAAAGGCGTCGTGAGAAGCGTGGGCGGATACAGCGGGCACCGAATCTACGAGCTAGTAAAACACTGA
- a CDS encoding cyclophilin-like fold protein: MASVEPPQGSVSRIRVEIEVRGRGIIQAELARHLAPLTCSALLKSMPVEGRIHRFSDSFLYAESGLIIGAEKQRSKFKRGDLAYMTSNGAVCMFVKDASIMQSLNPIGYLRTNIEILDSVQAGDVAVIKKAS; this comes from the coding sequence ATGGCATCTGTGGAACCGCCGCAGGGATCTGTGTCCAGAATCAGGGTAGAGATAGAGGTCCGCGGAAGGGGCATCATACAGGCGGAACTTGCGCGCCATCTTGCGCCCCTCACATGCAGCGCGCTACTGAAGTCAATGCCCGTGGAGGGAAGAATTCACAGGTTTTCAGATTCGTTTCTCTACGCAGAGTCGGGGCTTATAATAGGCGCTGAAAAGCAGCGTTCAAAGTTCAAGCGAGGAGACTTGGCCTATATGACATCAAATGGCGCCGTATGTATGTTTGTAAAAGATGCATCTATAATGCAGTCGCTGAATCCCATCGGTTATTTGCGGACAAACATTGAGATCCTGGATAGCGTTCAGGCAGGCGACGTAGCGGTAATAAAAAAGGCGAGTTAA
- a CDS encoding DNA-directed RNA polymerase subunit K: MVVKRSTAKRGSAAPRKSAAKTAKSKKTTAKPKPEEVEEVEIKKSGRPEDEVVVYDEHEYELREIPAQGSRVLIGPPWLTRFERARITGARSLQLSLGAPSLARTAEGVTNSISLAIVEIEQKALPISIRRILPNGIYQDIPIDWMK; the protein is encoded by the coding sequence TTGGTAGTAAAGCGTTCTACAGCTAAAAGGGGTTCTGCCGCGCCAAGAAAGTCAGCCGCGAAAACTGCCAAGAGCAAGAAAACAACAGCCAAGCCCAAGCCTGAGGAAGTAGAAGAAGTTGAAATAAAGAAATCTGGAAGGCCAGAGGACGAGGTTGTTGTATATGATGAGCACGAATACGAGCTTCGCGAAATTCCTGCGCAGGGCAGTCGAGTGCTGATTGGTCCGCCATGGCTTACGCGCTTTGAACGCGCGAGGATTACGGGTGCAAGGTCTCTTCAGCTGTCTCTTGGCGCCCCTTCACTGGCAAGGACTGCAGAAGGAGTTACCAATTCCATAAGCCTTGCCATCGTAGAGATTGAACAAAAGGCTCTTCCAATATCAATAAGGCGAATACTTCCAAATGGGATCTATCAGGATATTCCAATTGATTGGATGAAATGA
- the pyrE gene encoding orotate phosphoribosyltransferase, translated as MQAPQDLTPREQLKEIIKKDGIVLEETVLSSSRKSPYYYDIKKAILTARGLALAGSLGLGLVQALGAKSVGGLESGAIPFATSISMSSAQGTRPIDLFFVRKQAKQYGRRKWVEGNVDSPAVIVDDVVTTGRSSMDAADRVTEMGYTVKGIVAVVDREEGARELFSSRGLEFASMFSHSNDFKEYIEARLAGKTRQADHVPGGF; from the coding sequence GTGCAGGCACCACAAGATTTGACCCCCCGTGAGCAGCTGAAGGAAATCATAAAAAAAGATGGCATAGTCCTTGAGGAAACCGTTCTTTCAAGCAGCAGGAAGTCGCCATACTATTATGACATCAAGAAGGCAATTTTAACCGCCAGAGGACTTGCGCTAGCAGGTTCGCTCGGTCTGGGTCTGGTGCAGGCGCTTGGTGCGAAGTCGGTGGGGGGTTTGGAGTCAGGAGCGATTCCCTTTGCGACCTCAATTTCAATGTCAAGCGCGCAGGGTACTCGTCCCATCGACCTTTTCTTCGTCAGAAAGCAAGCAAAGCAATACGGCCGTCGGAAATGGGTCGAGGGAAACGTGGACTCGCCTGCAGTAATCGTAGATGACGTTGTCACGACGGGAAGGAGCTCGATGGACGCCGCTGACAGGGTCACAGAAATGGGCTATACCGTGAAGGGCATAGTCGCAGTGGTGGACAGAGAGGAAGGGGCTCGGGAATTATTCAGTTCGCGCGGGTTAGAATTTGCATCGATGTTTTCCCATTCAAACGATTTCAAGGAGTACATCGAGGCACGACTTGCTGGGAAGACGAGGCAGGCGGATCATGTCCCGGGAGGATTCTAG